The proteins below are encoded in one region of Aestuariivirga litoralis:
- a CDS encoding carbohydrate kinase family protein — protein sequence MDGVLVIGGINLDIKAKTLGPHVAATSNPALISSKPGGVGRNIAHNLAVLGVPTRLLSVIGNDAHGETVLAATKVMGVDVSPVIKLEGPTGVYLAVLDTSGELVTAASDMAALEELTPAVIAKHAESLAASRYIVADCNLRLDTLDAIASMAGGKMIVEPVSVSKSQKLTALLEAHEIFLATPNLDQMIALTGKSDPLAAAQALQRAGLLSLIIHHGAKGAYAFDGSVMHHVPSQARGIVDVTGAGDAATAGLVAGLMQNLSLAEAAALGQRAAAQVIASEFSTLVGP from the coding sequence ATGGACGGCGTTCTGGTGATCGGGGGCATCAATTTGGATATCAAGGCCAAGACACTTGGCCCCCATGTTGCCGCGACTTCGAATCCGGCGCTGATCAGTTCGAAGCCCGGCGGTGTGGGCCGCAACATCGCACATAACCTTGCGGTACTCGGCGTGCCGACGCGCCTTCTCAGTGTGATCGGCAATGATGCCCACGGCGAGACCGTATTGGCGGCGACGAAGGTCATGGGCGTCGATGTCTCTCCCGTCATTAAGTTGGAAGGCCCGACCGGCGTTTACCTCGCCGTGCTGGACACCTCCGGTGAATTGGTCACTGCCGCTTCAGATATGGCCGCCCTCGAAGAGCTCACACCTGCAGTGATCGCCAAGCACGCAGAAAGCCTTGCCGCCAGCCGCTACATTGTGGCGGATTGCAATCTCCGACTCGATACATTGGATGCGATTGCCAGCATGGCAGGCGGCAAGATGATCGTTGAACCTGTGTCGGTTTCAAAGAGCCAGAAGCTCACGGCACTTCTTGAAGCCCATGAGATTTTTCTCGCCACGCCCAACCTGGACCAGATGATCGCATTGACCGGAAAATCCGATCCGCTGGCCGCCGCGCAAGCGCTGCAGCGCGCCGGGCTCTTAAGCTTGATCATTCACCATGGAGCCAAAGGTGCTTATGCATTTGACGGCAGCGTGATGCATCATGTACCCAGTCAGGCAAGGGGAATTGTTGACGTGACAGGGGCAGGGGACGCCGCGACCGCAGGTCTGGTCGCTGGTTTGATGCAGAACCTTTCTTTGGCTGAAGCCGCAGCACTCGGTCAGCGCGCGGCCGCGCAGGTCATCGCGTCAGAGTTTTCAACATTGGTGGGACCATGA
- a CDS encoding pseudouridine-5'-phosphate glycosidase, protein MKVKFSAPVKSALQRGGPVVALESTIIAHGMPFPQNLEMAEKVEALIKMNGATPATIAIIDGELRAGLNFEELIHLSQHGTEVMKVSTRDLPFVVAKGMSGATTVASTMCIAALAGIAVFATGGIGGVHRGAEETFDVSADLTEFATSNVAVVTAGAKAILDLGLTLEKLETLGVPVVGYGTDEFPAFYSRKSGFKVPMRMDSPKEVAQLMKAKWKMGLQGGVVVANPIQAEAEIPSSEISPVIEKALTAAKRKNISGKETTPFLLKHLAEATQGRSLKANIALVENNAVVAARIAVAYSQKR, encoded by the coding sequence ATGAAAGTCAAATTCAGCGCGCCCGTAAAAAGTGCTTTGCAACGCGGAGGTCCCGTCGTGGCGCTCGAATCGACCATCATCGCCCATGGCATGCCCTTTCCGCAGAATCTGGAAATGGCCGAAAAGGTCGAAGCGCTGATCAAGATGAATGGCGCAACGCCGGCTACCATCGCCATTATCGACGGCGAATTGCGCGCAGGCCTCAACTTCGAAGAATTGATCCATCTGTCGCAGCACGGTACCGAGGTGATGAAAGTCTCCACCCGTGATCTGCCTTTTGTCGTGGCCAAGGGCATGAGCGGTGCGACGACCGTCGCCTCGACCATGTGCATTGCCGCACTGGCGGGCATCGCGGTGTTTGCGACGGGCGGCATTGGCGGTGTGCATCGCGGTGCTGAAGAAACTTTCGACGTTTCCGCCGATCTCACCGAATTTGCCACCAGCAATGTGGCGGTGGTGACGGCGGGCGCCAAAGCGATTCTGGATCTCGGCCTCACGCTGGAAAAGCTCGAAACATTGGGCGTTCCCGTTGTGGGCTATGGCACCGATGAATTTCCTGCCTTCTATTCGCGCAAATCCGGTTTCAAGGTTCCGATGCGGATGGACTCGCCCAAGGAAGTGGCCCAGTTGATGAAGGCCAAATGGAAGATGGGCCTGCAGGGCGGTGTCGTCGTCGCCAACCCCATTCAGGCTGAAGCGGAAATTCCGTCATCCGAAATCTCGCCGGTGATTGAGAAAGCTCTCACTGCGGCCAAGCGCAAGAACATCTCCGGCAAGGAAACCACGCCTTTCCTGCTCAAGCATCTGGCCGAGGCCACCCAGGGCCGTTCGCTGAAGGCTAATATCGCTTTGGTGGAAAACAACGCCGTTGTGGCGGCGCGGATCGCCGTGGCCTACAGCCAGAAACGATAA
- a CDS encoding VTT domain-containing protein produces MDQIQPYLDYFAQHPSWALIIVFLISMGEALLVIGLFVPSTAVLVGAGTLVGAGKLDFWPVMAATTLGCIVGDQLSFWAGRFFGDRLKTMWPLKNYPQLLAKGEAYVKQHGGKSIAIGRFVPGVKAVVPGIAGMLGMGEAFFLMVNITSGIFWSLMHLLPGVLLGHALSLAGELSGRLLVVLLVLLAILAVAGWLVRLLAQSLTPYRKAVQRKIAGWAGESRFRSVRRFGRVMAPDNPNSVLLLLFIILGLAAIVGLIDLVSGLLIRHAVGDFDFALFNFFSELRSVPGDEIFVRVTMLGDEYVLYAVALVPILWMAFRRNWRAAAAMLAAVVAAKIVTLAFSFGTPAPGLGSLRSDFRFPSPHVLMAGTVFGTLAVITSRGLQRWTQALIAACLAMLVIAIAFSRLYLGVNWLSDILGGILIASIIVVLFSVAVTTISFGRFRPLALLAVSVATLLIATGIDSDRGFERRLERYQPVNKIATYSIEDYMAKGWTNVPGQRINLAGRPSDIFVLHWIGPVAALQDIIAGENYTVWNRWGWKDALPYLSPDSQLDALAPNPAVHEGLRAKMTASVPDPTVPNTRNVLRAFQSNTVVTDTTGNYRVYLVGITHESVKRSVGLFAVPSDRAAAPADVQAMIDKLKADPRVETVGSLSVGGQVVTILRPKS; encoded by the coding sequence ATGGACCAGATTCAGCCCTATCTCGATTATTTCGCGCAGCATCCCAGCTGGGCTCTCATTATCGTCTTCCTGATCTCCATGGGTGAAGCCCTGCTGGTGATCGGGCTGTTCGTGCCCTCAACTGCTGTCCTCGTAGGTGCGGGCACGCTGGTGGGTGCCGGCAAGCTGGATTTCTGGCCCGTTATGGCCGCCACGACACTCGGTTGCATTGTGGGTGACCAGCTGTCTTTCTGGGCCGGGCGGTTTTTTGGTGACCGGCTGAAAACCATGTGGCCGCTCAAGAACTATCCGCAATTGCTGGCCAAGGGCGAAGCCTACGTGAAGCAGCATGGCGGCAAATCCATTGCCATTGGCCGCTTCGTGCCCGGCGTTAAAGCCGTGGTGCCAGGAATCGCCGGCATGCTGGGCATGGGCGAAGCGTTCTTCCTGATGGTCAATATCACCTCGGGCATTTTCTGGTCGCTGATGCATCTGTTGCCTGGCGTTCTCCTCGGCCATGCATTGTCGCTGGCAGGTGAACTCAGTGGGCGCCTGCTTGTGGTGCTGCTCGTTCTGCTTGCCATTCTCGCTGTTGCGGGCTGGCTGGTGCGCCTGCTGGCACAAAGCCTCACGCCTTATCGCAAGGCGGTGCAGCGCAAGATTGCTGGTTGGGCGGGAGAGAGCCGCTTCCGTTCGGTGCGCCGCTTCGGCCGCGTAATGGCGCCAGACAATCCCAACTCCGTGCTTCTACTGCTCTTCATCATTCTGGGCCTCGCCGCCATTGTGGGCCTGATCGATTTGGTCTCCGGCCTGTTGATCCGCCATGCGGTGGGTGATTTTGATTTTGCGCTATTCAATTTCTTCAGTGAACTGCGCTCGGTGCCCGGCGATGAAATCTTCGTGCGCGTCACCATGCTGGGCGATGAATATGTGCTCTATGCGGTGGCTCTGGTTCCCATCCTGTGGATGGCGTTTCGCCGCAACTGGCGCGCCGCCGCTGCCATGTTGGCCGCGGTCGTGGCGGCCAAGATCGTCACATTGGCGTTTTCTTTTGGCACGCCCGCACCGGGGTTGGGTTCACTGCGATCTGATTTTCGCTTTCCCTCGCCACATGTCTTGATGGCGGGCACAGTGTTCGGCACGCTCGCCGTCATCACCTCGCGCGGCTTGCAGCGCTGGACGCAGGCGCTGATCGCCGCCTGCCTTGCCATGCTGGTGATCGCCATTGCCTTTTCCAGACTCTATCTGGGCGTCAATTGGCTGAGCGATATTCTGGGCGGCATACTGATCGCCAGCATCATTGTGGTGCTGTTCTCAGTGGCAGTGACCACCATTTCCTTTGGTCGCTTTCGCCCGCTGGCGCTGCTTGCGGTTTCGGTGGCGACCTTGCTGATCGCTACTGGCATTGACAGCGACCGCGGCTTTGAACGCCGCCTGGAACGCTACCAGCCGGTCAACAAGATCGCGACCTATTCGATTGAAGATTACATGGCCAAGGGTTGGACCAATGTGCCCGGCCAGCGCATCAATCTGGCGGGCCGGCCCAGCGATATTTTTGTGCTGCATTGGATAGGCCCAGTGGCCGCCTTGCAAGACATTATCGCAGGCGAAAATTACACGGTGTGGAACCGCTGGGGCTGGAAAGATGCTTTGCCTTACTTGAGCCCGGACTCGCAGCTGGACGCACTCGCCCCAAATCCTGCCGTGCATGAAGGCTTGCGCGCCAAGATGACGGCGAGCGTGCCGGATCCAACCGTGCCAAACACCCGCAACGTGCTGCGCGCTTTCCAGTCCAACACTGTGGTCACTGACACGACCGGCAATTACCGCGTCTATCTGGTGGGCATTACCCACGAATCTGTGAAACGCAGCGTGGGCCTGTTTGCGGTGCCCAGCGACCGTGCCGCAGCGCCTGCTGATGTGCAGGCGATGATCGACAAGTTGAAGGCCGATCCGCGCGTGGAAACGGTAGGTTCATTGAGCGTGGGCGGGCAGGTGGTGACCATATTGAGGCCCAAATCCTGA
- a CDS encoding TSUP family transporter has product MELWTVALLIVAGILGGLANSMAGGASLFTFPAMLFIGLPPVTANATNSFALLPGNSLGAIADRESFPPRTALFWAAIALAVAGGLCGAILLLATSARVFALLVPALIGAATLIFTFSKQIRLGLSALMEGEAHPTLRLVLLFIAAIYNGYFGAGVGVIFLATLAATGHETLRTTNAFKNALTFMSNIGGVVIYLFSGAISFHHGLIMMIGAGIGGLSGGKLVKVLPPQLVRGIITACGCVMTLVYVYRFWL; this is encoded by the coding sequence GTGGAGCTTTGGACGGTGGCCCTACTGATTGTGGCAGGCATATTGGGCGGGCTTGCCAATTCAATGGCAGGTGGTGCTTCGCTTTTCACTTTTCCAGCGATGCTGTTCATCGGCCTGCCCCCGGTCACCGCCAATGCCACCAACAGTTTTGCATTATTGCCCGGCAATTCACTCGGTGCGATTGCGGACCGTGAAAGTTTTCCACCCCGCACGGCGCTGTTCTGGGCAGCAATCGCGTTGGCGGTTGCAGGTGGGCTATGTGGTGCGATTCTTTTGCTCGCAACATCGGCGCGCGTGTTCGCCCTGCTGGTCCCTGCCCTGATCGGTGCCGCGACCTTGATCTTCACTTTCTCCAAGCAGATTCGCTTGGGGCTTTCGGCCTTGATGGAGGGTGAGGCACATCCGACGCTGCGGCTGGTGCTGCTGTTCATCGCCGCAATCTATAATGGCTATTTCGGCGCTGGCGTGGGCGTCATCTTCCTTGCCACGCTGGCCGCCACTGGGCATGAAACTTTACGCACAACCAATGCCTTCAAGAATGCGCTGACCTTCATGTCGAATATCGGCGGTGTGGTGATCTATCTATTTTCCGGTGCGATTTCGTTTCATCACGGGCTGATCATGATGATCGGTGCCGGTATCGGCGGATTGTCGGGCGGCAAGCTTGTCAAAGTGCTGCCGCCGCAACTGGTGCGTGGCATCATCACCGCCTGCGGCTGTGTGATGACGCTGGTTTATGTTTATCGTTTCTGGCTGTAG
- a CDS encoding trimethylamine methyltransferase family protein, producing MSTLETEPRRRRGGARANPGAGGGSGLQQLPERKVQRRFAPTEIISADELESIHRASLKVLSEIGMDFNHPEAHALLKAAGAQIDGERVRFDPAMIEELVAHAPETFMLHARNPAHSRVIGGNNIMYGTVGSPPNAHDMEGGRRTGNRADYQNFLRLGQYFNTINFSAGYPVEPVDIHASIRHLDALYDMATIMDKPLTAYVLGEERTQDALMIAKLMRGIDDEQFHREPSVMTIVNTNSPLKLDFNMLNGMLRFCRAGQIVCVTPFTLAGAMAPVTMAGALVLQNAEALAGIAFCQLVKKGAPVIYGGFTSNVDMKSGAPAFGTPEYMKAQIVGGQLARRYKVPYRTSNTNAANTVDAQAAYESVFSLWGLTQGGGNFIMHGAGWLEGGLVASFEKFVLDVDLIQMVTEFLQPLEINEDALGFEAIKDVGPGGHFFGTQHTLNRYTNAFYSPLISDWRNNQQWVAAGSPDAYKKANQVYKQALNEYVKPPMDEGVHEALKDFVERRKREGGAPTDF from the coding sequence ATGAGTACTTTGGAAACTGAACCACGCCGCCGCCGGGGCGGAGCTCGCGCCAATCCTGGTGCAGGCGGCGGATCCGGCTTGCAGCAATTGCCCGAGCGTAAAGTGCAGCGCCGCTTTGCGCCCACCGAGATTATTTCAGCCGATGAGCTGGAATCGATCCACCGCGCCTCGCTGAAAGTGCTCTCCGAGATCGGCATGGATTTCAACCATCCGGAAGCCCACGCGCTGCTGAAGGCGGCGGGCGCGCAGATTGATGGGGAGCGCGTGCGCTTTGACCCGGCCATGATCGAGGAATTGGTCGCCCACGCGCCGGAAACCTTCATGCTTCACGCCCGCAACCCGGCCCACAGCCGTGTCATCGGCGGCAACAACATCATGTATGGCACGGTGGGCTCGCCGCCCAACGCCCATGACATGGAAGGCGGCCGCCGCACCGGCAACCGCGCCGACTATCAGAACTTCCTGAGGCTCGGCCAGTATTTCAACACGATCAATTTCTCCGCTGGTTACCCTGTGGAGCCGGTGGATATCCACGCCTCGATCCGCCATCTCGATGCGCTCTATGACATGGCTACCATCATGGACAAGCCGCTCACCGCTTATGTACTGGGCGAGGAGCGCACCCAGGATGCTTTGATGATTGCCAAGCTGATGCGTGGCATTGATGATGAGCAGTTCCACCGCGAACCATCGGTGATGACCATCGTCAACACCAACTCGCCGCTGAAGCTTGATTTCAACATGCTGAATGGCATGTTGCGTTTCTGCCGCGCGGGCCAGATTGTCTGCGTGACTCCGTTCACGCTGGCGGGTGCCATGGCTCCGGTGACGATGGCAGGCGCGCTCGTATTGCAGAACGCCGAAGCTCTCGCGGGCATCGCTTTCTGCCAATTGGTCAAGAAGGGTGCCCCGGTCATCTATGGTGGCTTCACGTCCAATGTGGACATGAAGTCAGGTGCGCCAGCTTTCGGCACGCCGGAATATATGAAGGCGCAAATTGTCGGCGGACAGCTCGCAAGACGCTACAAAGTGCCGTACCGCACCTCCAACACCAACGCCGCCAACACGGTGGATGCACAGGCCGCGTATGAAAGCGTGTTCTCACTGTGGGGCCTGACACAGGGCGGCGGCAATTTCATCATGCATGGCGCCGGCTGGCTGGAAGGCGGGCTTGTGGCCAGCTTCGAGAAATTCGTGCTCGACGTGGACCTCATCCAAATGGTCACAGAGTTCCTTCAACCACTTGAAATCAATGAAGATGCACTCGGCTTCGAAGCCATCAAGGATGTCGGTCCTGGTGGCCACTTCTTTGGCACGCAGCACACATTGAACCGCTACACCAATGCCTTCTATTCGCCGCTGATCTCGGACTGGCGCAACAACCAGCAATGGGTCGCCGCTGGTTCGCCCGATGCCTACAAGAAGGCCAATCAGGTTTATAAACAGGCACTTAACGAGTATGTGAAGCCGCCCATGGATGAAGGCGTGCACGAAGCGCTGAAGGATTTCGTCGAGCGCCGCAAGCGCGAAGGCGGCGCCCCCACCGACTTCTAA
- a CDS encoding LysR substrate-binding domain-containing protein, which produces MARRDLPPLRALTAFEAAARLGSFRMAAGELGITRSAVSHQIKLLEQRLDVQLFRRDARRAELTTHGQSYFPAVREAFDQIEAQTRALRPANTDKELTIQVYVTVALKWLIPRLHDFERRFPDVKVRLSTSYFDWNFDERNVDVGIILARTKLPGHYYRPLFKSYLVPVCSPKMKLTKPQDLANAKLIDVYTAEEDWHIWLEGAGVTGVKPANRLTVDSYILAQEAAVEGRGAAMTIGPYAAEEIKLGRLVQPFPLRVPHKHNWYFACSTANRNKNKIKRFEDWLVKQVAADPALEAIKE; this is translated from the coding sequence TTGGCCCGTCGTGATCTGCCGCCGCTCCGCGCGTTGACTGCCTTTGAGGCCGCTGCACGCTTGGGTTCTTTCCGCATGGCGGCCGGTGAACTGGGCATCACCCGATCTGCCGTCAGCCACCAGATCAAGCTTTTGGAGCAGCGCCTCGATGTGCAGCTGTTCCGCCGTGATGCGCGCCGTGCCGAACTCACCACCCATGGCCAAAGCTATTTCCCCGCCGTGCGCGAAGCCTTCGACCAGATTGAAGCGCAGACCCGCGCCCTCAGGCCCGCGAATACCGACAAGGAATTGACCATCCAGGTCTATGTGACCGTGGCATTGAAATGGCTAATTCCGCGCCTGCATGATTTCGAGCGCCGCTTCCCGGATGTGAAGGTACGCCTCTCAACATCATACTTCGATTGGAACTTCGACGAGCGCAATGTCGATGTCGGCATCATCCTCGCCCGCACCAAGCTGCCCGGCCATTATTACCGCCCGCTCTTCAAATCCTATCTCGTGCCGGTCTGTTCGCCCAAGATGAAGCTGACCAAGCCGCAAGACCTGGCCAATGCCAAATTGATTGACGTCTATACCGCCGAGGAAGACTGGCACATCTGGCTCGAAGGGGCAGGGGTCACGGGCGTGAAACCCGCCAACCGCCTCACCGTGGACAGCTACATCCTGGCTCAGGAAGCTGCAGTTGAAGGCCGTGGTGCCGCCATGACCATCGGCCCCTATGCCGCCGAAGAAATCAAACTGGGCCGCCTGGTGCAGCCCTTTCCCTTACGCGTTCCGCACAAGCACAATTGGTATTTTGCCTGCTCAACGGCGAACCGCAACAAGAACAAGATCAAGAGATTCGAAGACTGGCTGGTGAAGCAGGTTGCTGCCGACCCCGCCTTGGAGGCAATAAAAGAATGA